The genomic interval GTCACGGTGCTCCTGGAGAACCTCCCCACGTTGGACGTTCACTGTCATGGAGGTCACGGAACCTCCCCACGTTGGACGTTCACCATCACGGAGGTCATGGAACCTCCCCACGTTGGACGTTCATCATCACGGAGGTCACGGAACCTCCCCATGTTGGACGTTCATCATCATGGAGGTCACGGTGCTCCTGGAGAACCTCCCCACGTTGGACGTTCACCATCACGGAGGTCAAGGTgctcctggacacctgggtcccttgGACAttggggtgcccaccaccccccccccaagacactggggttcctgccttcctccctgcccccccaccccagccctgttTGGCTTCGTTAGGGCCCCCCTCGTTAACGGCAGCGGGGCGCCCCCCTCATTAAAGCTGCAGACGGTGCCAAGGGGAGAGGGTTTATTGGGGAcccaggggagggggcggggtcgaggaggaggaggggaggggggaggaaggctgAGAGGGCCCAGAAGCCCCCTTCAGCCCATTTTTTGCCCCAAATCCGTCTTCGTCATCGTCATCTTCCTCCTTCTCGTCATCTGCTCTCGGGGGGCATCCGTCATCATCTTCCTCGGGGCGTCCCTCATCTTCCTCGGGGCGTCCGTCATCATCTTCAGGGCGTCCCTCTTCTTCCTCGGGGCGTCCCTCATCTTCCTCGGGGCGTCCGTCATCATCATCAGGGCGTCCCTCATCTTCCTCGGGGCGTCCGTCATCATCTTCAGGGTGTCCGTCATCTTCCTCAGGGCATCCCTCATCATCTTCAGGGCGTCCCTCGTCTTCCTCGGGGTGTCCTTCATCACCGACCCTCTTCTCGTGGTCTCCAGCCTCCTCAAGGTCTCCAtggccatcctcctcctcagagTCTCCACCATCTTCTTCCTCGGGGTCTCCGTCCTCCTCCTCACTGTCACCTTCCTCCTCAGGGCCTCCATCTTCATCGCCACCTTCCTCCTCAGGATCTCCGTcttcaccatcctcctcctcctcagggcctCCATCTTCCTCCTCGTGGCCTCGCATTTACCTCCTcaccctcaccttcctcctcctcagggcctCCATCTtcaccaccatcctcctcctcggggtctccatcctcctcctcctcagagtctccctcctcttcctcaccaccctcttcctcctccggGTCTCCATCTTCCCCCCTCTGTGTCACCTCTCCTACTCGGCGGcgtctccttcctcttccccggcgtctccatcctcctcctcgccatCACCTTCTTCAGCACCTCcgtcaccttcctcctcctcagggcctCCATCTTcgtcaccttcctcctcctcagggcctCCATCATCGTCTTCCTCCTTGTGCTCTCCATCTACCTCCTCaccatccccttcctcctccccagggcctccaccttcaccgccatcctcctcctcctcctcctcctcctcctcctcggggccttcatcctcctcctcggagtctccctcctcttcctcctgggggtctccttcctcctcctcttcctcctcctcctcctcccggtgCTCCTCCGGCGGGTGACAGCAGGGACAGTCGGAGCGGTGGGAGGGCTCGGCGTCGCGCTGGGGGTTGTAGAAGTCTGTaggggggggacacgcacacgTCACCTATAGGGTGTCACCTATGGAGTGTCACCTATGGGGGGGTGTCCCATGCGGTGTCCCCTACAGGGTGTCCCCTACGGGGTGGTGGCACCGTGTAGGTGCCGGAGGACTCACCCATTGTCCCTGGATCCTCCGGGGTGTCATCTATGGGGTGTCACCTATAGGGTGTCCCATGGGGTGTCTCCTATAGAATGTCCCATGGGATGTCTCCCGTGGGGTGTCCCATGGGGTGTCACCTATAGGGTGTCCCCTCTGGGGTGTCTCCTATGGGGTGGTGGCACCGTGTAGGTGCTGGAGGACTCACCCATGGTCCCTGGCTCCTCTGGGGTGTCCCCTATAGGGTGTCCCCTATAGGGTGTCCCCTACGGGGTGGTGGCACCGTGTAGGTGCTGGAGGACTCATCCATGGTCCCTGGATCTTCCAGGGTGTCACCTATGGGGTGTCACCTATGGGGTGTCCCATGAGATGTCTCCCGTGGGGTGTCCCCTCTGGGGTGTCCCCTATAGGATGTCCCCTGTGGGGTGTCCCCTCTGGGGTGTCCCATGGGGTGTCCCCTATAGGATGTCCCCTCTGGGGTGTCCCCTCTGGGGTGTCCCATGGGGTGTCCCCTATAGGATGTCCCCTGTGGGGTGTCCCCTATGGGGTGGAGGCACGGCGTAGGTGCCGGCGGACTCACCCATGGCTCCcggctgctccagcagctccagcagctccagcaggacCCGGCACGTCTCCTCCCCCCGGGCCACCGCCAGCGCCCGCAGCCGccgggcccagccccggccccccggggCCCCCAGCGCCGCCTCCTCGGGGGGACTCAGCGCCCCCCGGcgccgcagcccccccagcagcgccCCCCGCGGCACCGCCCGCAGCCGCCGCTCcagcgcccggcccccgccccgcacccGCGCCAGCGCCCGCGGCATGGCCGGggctatagggggcggaggaggggctctatgcGGGGGGcactggatctatagggggcggaggaggggctctatatggcggttgctggatctatagggggcggaggaggggctctatatggcggtcgctggatctatagggggcggaggaggggctctatatggcggttgctggatctatagggggcggaggaggggctctatatggcggtcgctggatctatagggggcggaggaggggctctatatggcggtcgctggatctatagggggcggaggaggggctctatatggcggtcgctggatctatagggggcggaggaggggctctatatggcggtcgctggatctatagggggcggaggaggggctctatatggcggtcgctggatctatagggggcggaggaggggctctatatggcggttgctggatctatagggggcggaggaggggctctatatggcggtcgctggatctatagggggcggaggaggggctctatatggtggttgctggatctatagggggcggaggaggggctctatatggcggttgctggatctatagggggcggaggaggggctctatatggcggtcgctggatctatagggggcggaggaggggctctatatggcggtcgctggatctatagggggcggaggaggggctctatatggcggtcgctggatctataggggacggaggaggggctctatatggcggttgctggatctataggggacggaggaggggctctatatgccggtggctggatctatagggggcggaggagctATAGGGGATGTAGCAGTCTATGCggcggttgctggatctatagggggcggaggaggggctctatatggcggtcgctggatctatagggggcggaggaggggctctatatggcggttgctggatctatagggggcggaggaggggctctatatggcggtcgctggatctatagggggcggaggaggggctctatatggcggtcgctggatctatagggggcggaggaggggctctatatggcggttgctggatctatagggggcggaggagctATAGGGGATGGAGCAGTCTATGCggcggttgctggatctatagggggcggagaaggggctctatatggcggtcgctggatctatagggggcggaggaggggctctatatggcggtcgctggatctatagggggcggaggaggggctctatatggcggtcgctggatctatagggggcggaggaggggctctatatggcggtcgctggatctatagggggcggaggaggggctctatatggcggtcgctggatctatagggggcggaggaggggctctatatggcggtcgctggatctatagggggcggaggaggggctctatatggcggttgctggatctatagggggcggaggagctATAGGGGATGGAGCAGTCTATGCggcggttgctggatctatagggggcggaggaggggctctatatggcggtcgctggatctatagggggcggaggaggggctctatatggcggtcgctggatctatagggggcggaggaggggctctatatggcggtcgctggatctatagggggcggaggaggggctctatatggcggtcgctggatctatagggggcggaggaggggctctatatggcggtcgctggatctatagggggcggaggaggggctctatatggcggtcgctggatctatagggggcggaggaggggctctatatggcggtcgctggatctatagggggcggaggaggggctctatatggcggtcgctggatctatagggggcggaggaggggctctatatggcggtcgctggatctatagggggcggaggaggggctctatatggcggtcgctggatctatagggggcggaggaggggctctatatggcggtcgctggatctatagggggcggaggagctATAGGGGATGGAGCAGTCTATGCggcggttgctggatctatagggggcggaggaggggctctatatggcggtcgctggatctatagggggcggaggaggggctctgtgcggggggtgCCGGATCTATAGGGGACGGAGCAGTCTATGCggcggttgctggatctatagggggcggaggaggggctctatatggtggtcgctggatctatagggggcggaggaggggctctatatggcggtcgctggatctatagggggcggaggaggggctctatatggcggtcgctggatctatagggggcggaggaggggctctatatggcggtcgctggatctatagggggcggaggaggggctctatatggcggtcgctggatctatagggggcggaggaggggctctatatggcggtcgctggatctatagggggcggaggaggggctctatatggcggtcgctggatctatagggggcggaggagctATAGGGGATGGAGCAGTCTATGCggcggttgctggatctataggggacggaggaggggctctatatggcggtcgctggatctatagggggcggaggaggggctctatatggcggtcgctggatctatagggggcggaggaggggctctatatggcggtcgctggatctataggggacggaggaggggctctatatggcggttgctggatctataggggacggaggaggggctctatatgccGGTGGCTGGATCTATAGGGGTCGCCGGAGCTATAGGGGATGGAGCAGTCTATGCggcggttgctggatctatagggggcggaggaggggctctatatggcggtcgctggatctatagggggcggaggaggggctctgtgcggggggtgCCGGATCTATAGGGGACGGAGCAGTCTATGCggcggttgctggatctatagggggcggaggaggggctctatatggtggtcgctggatctatagggggcggaggaggggctctatatggcg from Rissa tridactyla isolate bRisTri1 unplaced genomic scaffold, bRisTri1.patW.cur.20221130 scaffold_446, whole genome shotgun sequence carries:
- the LOC128903536 gene encoding sarcoplasmic reticulum histidine-rich calcium-binding protein-like — its product is MPRALARVRGGGRALERRLRAVPRGALLGGLRRRGALSPPEEAALGAPGGRGWARRLRALAVARGEETCRVLLELLELLEQPGAMDFYNPQRDAEPSHRSDCPCCHPPEEHREEEEEEEEEEGDPQEEEEGDSEEEDEGPEEEEEEEEEEDGGEGGGPGEEEGDGEEVDGEHKEEDDDGGPEEEEGDEDGGPEEEEGDGGAEEGDGEEEDGDAGEEEGDAAE